The following are encoded together in the Trichocoleus sp. FACHB-46 genome:
- the hpsL gene encoding hormogonium polysaccharide biosynthesis protein HpsL: MPKSKLKSKQKALNDEAPPLTMKERLAQKRKAAQARKELVNYTIFALLLCAVAGLCFGVINEDPKPGIGLTVGLLCLSLSFKYPRQAMWGFLIYLPFGGTITYAIGNSPLLQLAKDAFFIPALIGTIQYCRRERLPFLIPKQLMPALGILFAYCLLVLAFINGSQQMAANGAEQPFAMGILGLKVLMGYIPLIVCAYYLIRDKKDLHFLLRLHVVLILACCGLAFIQYTFLKTGRCAGTVASGASLFKASLDARCLVGGSLLYSPEHGQIRLPGTFVAPWQWGWFLISSGFISFAAAFSDPSFVWRNAGLSAMAATFIMSTLSGQRIALALVPVTTVILLILTGQVANLKRFIPIGAGLGLILSVAMAANPEVVQERITSFQGRWEASPPQAFIMQQFEYAAERSGFLGKGLGRATNAARSLGNSELIETYYPKLLYEIGPLGVLAFLVVAISLTIITFKAYRSVRDRSLRSYGASFWVFILFISFNTYYYPLDVDPVAVYYWFFAGVILKLPELDRQEKLLKEASEDLVSKKKGRRSKKATATL; this comes from the coding sequence ATGCCCAAATCAAAACTGAAGTCAAAGCAAAAAGCTCTCAATGACGAAGCCCCGCCGCTAACGATGAAGGAGCGGTTGGCTCAGAAACGAAAAGCTGCCCAAGCCCGGAAAGAACTCGTTAACTACACAATTTTTGCCCTTTTACTGTGTGCAGTTGCGGGCTTATGTTTCGGTGTAATTAATGAAGATCCGAAGCCAGGAATTGGCTTAACTGTGGGTCTGCTTTGCCTCAGCCTGTCATTTAAGTATCCGCGTCAGGCAATGTGGGGATTTCTTATCTACCTACCCTTTGGCGGAACGATCACCTATGCGATTGGCAATAGCCCTTTGCTCCAGTTGGCTAAGGACGCTTTCTTTATCCCAGCTCTCATTGGCACTATTCAGTACTGTCGGCGCGAGCGTCTGCCTTTTCTAATTCCTAAGCAGCTCATGCCGGCATTGGGAATTTTGTTTGCCTATTGTTTACTAGTTCTAGCTTTTATTAACGGCTCGCAACAGATGGCGGCTAATGGAGCCGAGCAGCCATTTGCAATGGGAATTTTGGGTCTCAAGGTTTTGATGGGTTATATCCCTTTAATCGTCTGTGCTTATTACTTAATCCGAGACAAAAAAGACCTCCATTTCCTGCTGCGCCTTCATGTTGTGTTGATTTTGGCATGTTGCGGTCTTGCCTTCATTCAATACACTTTCCTCAAGACAGGCCGTTGTGCTGGAACGGTAGCCTCAGGAGCATCTCTCTTCAAGGCCTCTCTAGACGCAAGATGCTTAGTCGGTGGCTCTCTGCTATATAGCCCTGAGCATGGGCAGATCCGCCTGCCTGGAACCTTTGTTGCCCCGTGGCAGTGGGGTTGGTTTCTCATTTCCAGCGGGTTTATCAGCTTTGCTGCGGCCTTCAGCGATCCCTCGTTTGTTTGGCGGAATGCTGGGTTGTCAGCAATGGCAGCAACCTTCATTATGTCTACCTTATCGGGCCAGAGAATTGCGTTAGCACTGGTACCAGTGACCACAGTGATTCTGCTAATCCTCACGGGACAAGTCGCTAACCTCAAGCGCTTTATTCCCATAGGCGCAGGCTTAGGTCTGATTTTGAGCGTTGCGATGGCAGCCAATCCGGAGGTCGTCCAAGAGCGGATTACTAGTTTTCAAGGACGATGGGAAGCTTCACCCCCTCAAGCCTTCATCATGCAGCAGTTTGAATATGCCGCAGAGCGATCTGGTTTTTTAGGCAAGGGTTTGGGGCGAGCCACGAATGCGGCCCGCTCTTTGGGCAACTCGGAACTCATTGAAACCTATTACCCTAAATTACTTTACGAAATTGGGCCGCTGGGAGTGCTGGCTTTTTTGGTAGTAGCGATCAGCTTGACCATTATTACATTTAAGGCTTATCGCTCTGTGCGCGATCGCAGTTTGAGAAGTTATGGAGCTAGTTTCTGGGTTTTCATCTTATTCATTAGCTTCAATACTTACTACTACCCCTTAGATGTAGACCCAGTGGCTGTTTACTACTGGTTTTTTGCTGGCGTGATTTTGAAGTTGCCAGAATTAGATCGCCAGGAAAAATTACTTAAAGAAGCCTCGGAGGATTTGGTTAGTAAGAAGAAAGGTAGGCGATCGAAAAAAGCAACAGCAACTTTATAA
- the glmM gene encoding phosphoglucosamine mutase: protein MVTSPARTQRPSLASISISKVQSAPSEPTIQKQPLQLNLPATPLFGTDGIRGHAGDLLSAPLALQVGFWAGRVLQSHTTTSGPIILGQDSRNSSDMLAMALSAGLTAAGLEVWNLGLCPTPSVAYLAQTTGALGGVMISASHNPPEDNGIKFFGPDGAKLTLAVQAQIEAAIRGNAVDVKPQLQGGDRWGQHYHRPELLSKYVESLHKPLLPAVNLQGMRIVLDLAWGAAANLAPEVFTAMGAEVICLHDSPDGDRINVNCGSTHLDPLRAAVKQHNAHIGFAFDGDADRVLAVDAQGRTVDGDYILYFWGQTLRQAQELPGDTIVSTVMANLGFERAWEKQGGKLLRTAVGDQYVHAEMLRQGAMLGGEQSGHILCRHYSVSGDGLLTALHLAALVRGAGTSLADLVDQSFQTYPQLLKNVRVEDRDRRLNWQNCDGLQNAIAQAEAHMGDQGRILVRASGTEPVIRVMVEAASAELASYWTDNLVLAVQEHLT, encoded by the coding sequence ATGGTCACATCCCCTGCCCGGACGCAACGTCCTAGCTTAGCTTCGATTTCGATTTCAAAGGTACAGTCTGCCCCCTCTGAGCCCACAATTCAAAAACAACCGCTTCAACTCAACCTACCAGCTACTCCGCTATTTGGTACTGATGGGATTCGAGGCCATGCGGGTGATTTGTTGAGCGCTCCTTTAGCGCTACAAGTGGGTTTTTGGGCAGGTCGTGTATTGCAATCTCACACGACGACATCAGGCCCGATCATTTTGGGCCAAGATTCCAGAAATTCTAGCGATATGTTAGCGATGGCGCTCTCTGCGGGCTTGACCGCTGCTGGCCTAGAAGTTTGGAATTTAGGGCTGTGCCCTACTCCCAGTGTTGCTTATCTCGCTCAAACCACCGGGGCGCTGGGTGGTGTCATGATCTCAGCCAGCCACAATCCTCCAGAAGATAACGGCATCAAGTTTTTTGGCCCAGATGGAGCCAAGCTAACCCTAGCAGTCCAAGCTCAAATTGAAGCGGCGATCCGGGGTAATGCGGTAGATGTGAAGCCGCAACTCCAGGGTGGCGATCGCTGGGGACAGCACTACCATCGGCCAGAACTATTGAGCAAGTATGTGGAGTCGCTACACAAGCCGCTACTTCCAGCCGTGAACTTGCAAGGCATGCGGATTGTCTTGGATCTCGCTTGGGGTGCAGCCGCGAACTTAGCGCCTGAGGTATTTACGGCGATGGGTGCTGAGGTGATTTGTCTCCACGACAGTCCAGACGGCGATCGCATTAACGTTAACTGCGGTTCCACCCATCTTGACCCGCTACGGGCAGCAGTGAAGCAGCATAACGCTCATATCGGCTTTGCCTTTGATGGTGATGCCGACCGAGTGCTGGCCGTGGATGCTCAAGGCCGCACTGTGGATGGGGACTATATTCTATATTTCTGGGGCCAAACGCTACGTCAAGCGCAAGAGTTACCCGGCGACACCATCGTTTCGACGGTAATGGCAAACTTGGGCTTCGAGCGGGCTTGGGAAAAACAAGGCGGTAAACTGCTGCGTACTGCCGTAGGGGATCAATATGTCCACGCCGAAATGCTGCGCCAAGGTGCCATGTTAGGCGGCGAGCAATCGGGGCACATTCTCTGTCGGCACTATAGCGTCAGTGGGGATGGCCTACTAACTGCTTTACACCTGGCAGCACTGGTGCGAGGGGCAGGTACTTCTTTGGCAGATTTAGTCGATCAAAGCTTCCAAACTTATCCCCAGCTACTCAAGAATGTGCGAGTTGAGGATCGCGATCGCCGTTTGAACTGGCAAAACTGTGATGGTTTGCAGAATGCGATCGCTCAAGCCGAAGCCCATATGGGAGACCAAGGCCGAATTTTGGTTCGAGCCTCTGGAACCGAACCTGTGATTCGAGTCATGGTAGAAGCGGCTAGTGCCGAGTTGGCATCTTACTGGACAGACAATCTAGTTTTAGCTGTACAAGAGCATTTGACTTAG
- the hpsP gene encoding hormogonium polysaccharide biosynthesis glycosyltransferase HpsP translates to MNQPLRVLQIVPSISLVYGGPSQMVLGLSGALAAQGVEVTILTTDSNGDAGQAPLEVPLDRPVEQDGYHIRYFRCSPFRRYKFSLDLLQWLAKHAHSFDLAHIHALFSPVSTAAATIARSQKLPYLLRPLGTLDPADLRKKKQLKQIYAALLERPNLAGAAAIHFTSAQEAKISERFGLTTKDLVMPLGVSLPELSAHPEAIRAQLGIPSDRPLILFMSRIDLKKGLDLLLPALETLLAEKIEFHFVLAGGNPQDPDYEAAIRSQIQASSLVPHTTVTGFAAGETKAALLQSADLFVLPSYYENFGIAVAEAMAMGTPVVISDQVHICEEVRQAEAGWVGPCEVAALTHLLKDALKDASERQRRGQRAKAYALQHYSWPAIAQQMIQFYQKILATTAR, encoded by the coding sequence GTGAACCAGCCTCTGCGGGTTTTGCAAATTGTGCCTTCCATTTCGCTAGTGTACGGAGGGCCGAGCCAGATGGTGTTGGGGTTATCCGGTGCCCTAGCTGCTCAGGGTGTAGAGGTGACGATCCTAACTACAGACTCGAATGGCGATGCAGGCCAGGCTCCCTTAGAAGTGCCCCTCGATCGCCCTGTAGAACAAGATGGCTATCACATCCGCTATTTTCGCTGCTCACCTTTCCGCCGCTACAAATTCTCTTTGGACTTGCTGCAATGGCTGGCTAAACATGCTCACTCCTTCGACTTGGCCCATATTCACGCCTTGTTTTCTCCGGTGAGTACAGCAGCAGCTACGATCGCGCGATCGCAAAAGTTGCCCTATTTACTGCGTCCCTTGGGAACCCTTGATCCCGCTGACCTACGCAAGAAAAAGCAGCTAAAGCAGATATATGCAGCGTTACTAGAGCGGCCTAATTTGGCGGGGGCGGCGGCAATACATTTTACGAGTGCTCAAGAAGCCAAAATTTCTGAACGTTTTGGGCTGACTACTAAAGATTTAGTCATGCCGTTGGGTGTGAGCTTACCGGAGTTGTCTGCTCACCCCGAAGCAATTCGCGCTCAGTTGGGCATTCCCAGCGATCGCCCCCTCATTTTGTTTATGTCCCGAATTGACCTTAAGAAGGGGTTGGATCTGCTATTACCTGCTCTAGAAACTTTGCTGGCAGAAAAAATTGAATTTCATTTTGTTCTAGCAGGTGGGAATCCTCAAGATCCAGATTACGAAGCGGCGATTCGGAGCCAAATTCAAGCTTCCTCGCTCGTTCCCCACACGACGGTAACTGGGTTTGCCGCTGGAGAAACGAAAGCTGCCTTGCTGCAAAGCGCTGATTTGTTTGTGCTGCCATCCTACTACGAAAACTTTGGCATTGCGGTAGCCGAAGCGATGGCAATGGGCACGCCTGTGGTGATTTCAGACCAAGTGCATATCTGTGAGGAAGTGCGGCAGGCAGAGGCAGGCTGGGTCGGGCCTTGTGAGGTAGCAGCTTTAACTCATTTGCTCAAGGATGCTTTGAAGGATGCGTCTGAGCGCCAACGTCGAGGCCAACGAGCAAAAGCCTATGCTTTGCAGCACTATAGCTGGCCTGCGATCGCTCAACAAATGATTCAGTTTTATCAAAAAATTTTGGCGACAACCGCACGCTAG
- the hpsO gene encoding hormogonium polysaccharide biosynthesis glycosyltransferase HpsO, producing MRILVASHTYIVDLNCEKLRSLARLEPDVEVTIVVPQRWRPGGVQNTIIETQPRQEGPFRIVPVSNLSQNNQGLLCFGQDLVTLLRQFRPQIIQVEQGSKAIGYSQLITLNRLLGLKAKNLFFTWWNLPYSLKFPISAIEAYNLRHTDGLVAGNQDGVEILQQHGYKGPARVMPQLGVDETLFRPQPQPELAAQLGIQPSEFVVGFVGRFVEEKGLLTLGRALAGLRDRPWKWMLLGRGPLKDTLFNWAQQEGLADRLIWVESVPHDQVQRYINLMSTLVLPSETTYQFKTLTSVGWKEQFGHVLIEAMACQVPVIGSDSGEIPYVIGDAGLVFPEGNAEALQDCLRQLMEQPELATNLAKRGYERVLNQYTNHALASQLLSFYKELLAA from the coding sequence ATGAGAATTTTAGTAGCTAGCCATACCTATATCGTTGATCTCAATTGTGAGAAGTTGCGATCGCTGGCCCGATTGGAGCCAGATGTTGAGGTAACAATTGTGGTGCCTCAACGGTGGCGGCCTGGAGGCGTGCAAAATACCATTATTGAAACTCAGCCTCGCCAAGAAGGTCCGTTCCGGATTGTCCCGGTTTCCAATTTGAGCCAGAACAATCAAGGACTACTTTGTTTTGGTCAAGATCTGGTCACGTTGCTACGCCAGTTTCGACCCCAAATCATTCAAGTAGAGCAGGGATCAAAGGCGATCGGCTATAGCCAACTGATTACGCTAAACCGTCTGCTAGGCCTAAAAGCTAAAAACCTATTTTTTACTTGGTGGAATCTACCTTACAGCCTCAAGTTTCCCATCTCCGCCATTGAAGCTTATAACTTGCGCCATACTGATGGGTTGGTAGCTGGGAATCAGGATGGTGTGGAAATCTTGCAGCAGCATGGTTACAAAGGCCCTGCCCGTGTGATGCCGCAATTGGGAGTAGATGAAACTTTATTTCGACCCCAACCTCAGCCAGAACTAGCGGCTCAGCTTGGCATTCAACCGTCTGAGTTTGTGGTAGGTTTTGTCGGGCGCTTTGTGGAAGAAAAAGGCTTGCTAACCCTAGGGAGAGCCTTGGCGGGTCTGCGCGATCGCCCCTGGAAATGGATGCTCTTAGGCCGAGGGCCACTAAAAGATACTCTCTTTAACTGGGCGCAGCAAGAAGGCTTGGCAGATCGGTTGATTTGGGTGGAGAGCGTCCCGCACGATCAGGTGCAGCGATATATCAATTTAATGAGCACCTTGGTGCTGCCTTCGGAAACCACCTATCAGTTCAAAACCTTAACCTCGGTGGGCTGGAAAGAGCAATTCGGCCATGTGCTGATTGAAGCAATGGCTTGCCAAGTCCCGGTGATTGGCTCGGATTCGGGGGAAATTCCCTATGTGATTGGGGATGCGGGCTTAGTCTTCCCGGAAGGAAATGCCGAAGCGTTGCAAGATTGCTTGCGGCAGTTGATGGAGCAACCGGAGCTAGCAACCAACTTGGCGAAGCGAGGGTACGAACGAGTCCTTAACCAGTACACCAATCACGCTTTGGCTAGCCAGTTATTGAGCTTTTACAAGGAGTTGCTTGCCGCGTGA
- the hpsN gene encoding hormogonium polysaccharide biosynthesis glycosyltransferase HpsN — MKNSDVMAWPLISVIVPTYCREEALRDTLVDVMTQDYPNFEVLVVDQTCTHEPATEAYLEQLATAGKIQWFRVDWASLPGARNYAVRRSTGDIILFIDDDVQLTPGFLATHARNYVEQPDVGAVAGRVFDRMKLTESKKTRVIEYLPPEAMDPGIAWYHIDLVHTIKPQQVLTARGCNMSFRRELFEQHGLHFDERFRGSAVREESDFCLHIRQTGYRIWYDPEAHLVHLGEETGGCHDISTRSLQYQLTFYHNHFLLGLKNLTPIQALRLFARLFDCHVLGRPPCHKSGSPLKILSRAGFYFLGFLSAVWTVIKSIWDDGQTYTRLDQNARVTQAPVANQSLDEQATAVSSMKS; from the coding sequence ATGAAAAATTCAGATGTTATGGCTTGGCCTTTAATCTCGGTGATTGTTCCCACCTATTGTCGTGAGGAGGCTTTGCGAGACACACTAGTGGATGTCATGACGCAGGACTACCCTAACTTTGAAGTGTTGGTGGTAGACCAAACTTGTACTCACGAGCCTGCGACCGAAGCCTACTTGGAGCAACTAGCCACAGCAGGCAAGATTCAGTGGTTCCGGGTGGATTGGGCCAGCTTGCCCGGAGCGCGAAACTACGCCGTGCGGCGCTCTACAGGTGACATTATTTTGTTCATTGATGATGATGTGCAGCTTACGCCTGGTTTTCTAGCAACGCATGCCCGCAACTATGTGGAACAACCAGATGTGGGGGCTGTGGCGGGTCGTGTCTTCGATCGCATGAAGCTGACTGAGTCGAAGAAAACTCGCGTCATTGAATATTTGCCGCCCGAAGCGATGGACCCAGGAATAGCCTGGTATCACATTGATTTGGTTCACACGATTAAACCTCAGCAAGTGTTGACCGCGAGAGGCTGTAATATGTCCTTTCGTCGGGAGCTGTTTGAGCAGCATGGCCTGCACTTTGATGAGCGCTTTCGAGGTAGCGCTGTGCGAGAGGAGTCTGACTTTTGCTTGCATATTCGCCAAACGGGCTACCGCATTTGGTACGACCCAGAAGCTCATCTGGTGCATTTAGGAGAAGAAACGGGAGGTTGTCACGATATCAGCACGCGATCGCTGCAATATCAACTCACTTTCTACCACAACCACTTCTTGCTAGGGCTGAAGAATCTCACCCCGATCCAAGCTCTACGCTTGTTTGCTCGCCTATTCGACTGTCACGTGCTAGGTCGGCCACCTTGCCACAAGAGCGGTTCTCCCCTAAAGATCCTAAGTCGCGCGGGGTTCTATTTCTTAGGATTCCTGAGTGCTGTTTGGACTGTGATTAAATCTATCTGGGATGATGGTCAAACCTATACACGCTTGGATCAGAACGCTAGAGTGACACAGGCACCCGTTGCCAACCAATCGTTAGATGAACAAGCTACAGCTGTTAGCTCCATGAAGTCTTAG
- a CDS encoding uracil-DNA glycosylase family protein has translation MSSEEQISLFDVSGLPASPAPADFDPDLIPTSAKVPIPAGTYSAMEQMAVHCNQCQRCDLGASRTHAVVGRGNLQAPIMIIGEGPGQNEDETGLPFVGRAGQLLEKILESVRLTTEADVYICNMVKCRPPGNRTPTPDETEACRPYLMEQIRMVDPKIILLTGATAVRGVTGDKRGITKIRGQWLEWEGHLCMPILHPAYLLRNPSREPGSPKWQMWQDIQVVRTKLDEIRGTSAPINPQSGD, from the coding sequence ATGTCCAGCGAAGAACAAATTAGCCTTTTTGATGTTTCAGGTCTTCCCGCATCTCCTGCACCTGCGGACTTTGACCCAGACTTGATTCCCACGAGTGCAAAGGTACCCATTCCAGCGGGCACCTACAGCGCGATGGAGCAAATGGCTGTCCATTGCAACCAGTGCCAACGCTGCGATTTAGGTGCTAGCCGTACCCATGCAGTGGTGGGGCGAGGAAATCTGCAAGCGCCCATTATGATCATTGGTGAAGGCCCCGGACAAAATGAGGATGAAACAGGTTTGCCTTTTGTCGGGCGGGCTGGACAACTTCTAGAAAAGATTTTGGAATCGGTGCGCTTGACCACGGAGGCAGATGTCTACATTTGCAATATGGTCAAGTGTCGTCCTCCTGGCAACCGCACTCCAACACCAGATGAAACAGAAGCTTGTCGCCCTTACCTGATGGAGCAAATCCGGATGGTAGATCCCAAAATTATTTTGTTGACGGGTGCTACAGCGGTGCGGGGGGTTACAGGAGACAAACGCGGCATTACTAAGATCCGCGGTCAATGGCTAGAGTGGGAAGGCCATCTTTGTATGCCAATTTTGCATCCGGCTTATCTATTGCGCAATCCATCGCGGGAACCGGGAAGCCCGAAGTGGCAAATGTGGCAGGATATCCAAGTGGTGCGGACGAAGCTGGATGAGATTAGAGGTACTTCTGCGCCGATTAATCCACAGTCGGGAGATTAG
- a CDS encoding phosphoribosyltransferase — MLPSPLFRDREAVGHELALAVFEEFTQLKTAATELDWPTLATAQPIVYGLPRGGIPVAAAIAEKLNCPLDVVIAKKITRPEDPELAIGAVAATGEVLWTQPRPWHLHRTKIYQTALQATLEKAQLQLTQFGPIRPQVEPQGAIAILVDDGIATGMTIAVAAQALRQQQPAQIWICAPVAPLELVNWLHQWCDRLILLATPAEFSSVSRFYQNFPQVELYEAIACLQNQSHTGLSAQMNTCPPSPPMLEEAERKFSSALEGEREQ; from the coding sequence ATGTTACCTTCTCCGCTATTTCGCGATCGCGAAGCAGTTGGTCATGAACTAGCCCTGGCAGTTTTCGAGGAATTCACCCAATTAAAAACAGCGGCAACCGAACTAGATTGGCCCACGCTTGCCACCGCTCAACCGATCGTTTACGGCCTACCTCGTGGTGGAATTCCAGTCGCTGCTGCGATCGCCGAAAAACTCAACTGTCCCCTTGACGTAGTCATTGCCAAGAAAATCACTCGCCCCGAAGACCCAGAGCTAGCCATCGGAGCCGTTGCCGCCACAGGAGAAGTCTTGTGGACTCAGCCTCGACCTTGGCATCTTCATCGCACCAAAATTTATCAGACCGCCTTGCAAGCGACGCTAGAGAAAGCTCAACTACAACTGACTCAATTTGGCCCCATCCGTCCCCAGGTCGAACCCCAAGGAGCAATCGCCATTTTAGTAGACGACGGCATCGCTACAGGCATGACCATCGCCGTTGCTGCGCAAGCCCTCCGCCAACAGCAACCCGCCCAAATCTGGATTTGCGCCCCAGTCGCCCCCCTAGAACTGGTGAATTGGCTTCACCAATGGTGCGATCGCCTGATCCTCTTAGCCACTCCCGCAGAATTCTCCAGCGTCAGCCGTTTCTACCAAAATTTCCCCCAAGTAGAGCTATACGAAGCCATAGCTTGCTTACAAAACCAGTCCCATACGGGACTTTCAGCACAAATGAATACTTGTCCTCCTAGCCCTCCAATGCTGGAGGAAGCAGAGAGGAAATTTTCCTCAGCATTGGAGGGCGAAAGAGAGCAATAA
- a CDS encoding acyltransferase, with the protein MVRKRLDWIDQTKGIAILAVILFHFFQNYPERFDLVVALDRNGARFGYAAVDIFFVMAGFNTSYALASALKTANLTEISVDWKLWLKKRISRLYPTYFLAVVSSLMLYQWFGHLKINSIQNFILSCIGLAGYEFQSINPGFWFFTVILEAYLSIPLIFYFCRGQTVKILGLGILVAALTKALCWVLPQSSPSFWFLLQNNFLGSYFFQLCLGLYWGFVYFEKQSFRRIDWLAAIGTFVIGIVICAGMVLGKANITYMFGFDVLLSPILFLGLYALLQFLSQWRSLQWGMSFLSLLGLYSYQLYLIHQPLFVVALRRLNQLLDLPPYLHLGFSVLVVGLLLTIYGFLFVKTEVFIRKQTRKLVSSQA; encoded by the coding sequence GTGGTTAGAAAGAGATTAGATTGGATTGACCAAACCAAGGGAATTGCAATCTTAGCAGTTATCTTATTCCACTTTTTTCAAAACTACCCTGAGCGCTTTGATTTAGTCGTCGCTTTGGATCGAAATGGGGCTCGCTTCGGCTACGCTGCGGTTGATATCTTTTTTGTCATGGCTGGGTTTAATACCAGCTATGCTTTAGCCTCAGCTTTGAAAACAGCTAATTTAACTGAGATATCGGTAGATTGGAAATTGTGGTTAAAGAAGCGAATCTCTCGGCTGTATCCTACTTATTTTCTGGCGGTTGTATCTAGTTTGATGCTCTATCAGTGGTTCGGCCACTTAAAAATCAACTCGATTCAGAACTTTATCCTGAGCTGTATTGGTTTGGCAGGTTATGAGTTTCAATCGATCAACCCTGGCTTTTGGTTTTTTACAGTCATCCTAGAAGCTTATTTAAGCATTCCTCTAATTTTCTATTTTTGCCGAGGGCAGACAGTCAAGATTTTGGGCTTAGGGATTTTAGTTGCTGCCCTAACTAAGGCTCTTTGTTGGGTTCTACCTCAGAGTTCACCGAGTTTCTGGTTTTTATTGCAAAATAACTTCTTGGGTAGCTACTTTTTTCAACTTTGCCTTGGTTTGTACTGGGGGTTTGTTTACTTTGAGAAGCAATCCTTTAGGAGAATTGATTGGCTAGCGGCTATTGGTACTTTTGTGATTGGTATTGTAATTTGTGCCGGAATGGTTTTGGGCAAAGCTAACATCACTTATATGTTTGGGTTTGATGTGCTACTCTCGCCAATTCTATTCTTGGGACTTTATGCGCTTCTCCAATTCTTGAGCCAATGGCGATCGCTACAGTGGGGTATGAGCTTTCTTTCGTTATTAGGACTTTACTCATATCAACTATATTTAATTCATCAACCGCTTTTTGTGGTGGCTTTGCGTAGACTCAATCAGTTGCTTGATTTGCCCCCTTATCTTCACCTCGGCTTCTCTGTTTTAGTAGTAGGTTTATTACTTACTATTTATGGATTTTTATTTGTCAAAACAGAAGTTTTTATTCGCAAACAGACTAGAAAATTAGTGAGTAGTCAAGCTTAG